One genomic segment of Ancylobacter sp. IITR112 includes these proteins:
- a CDS encoding DNA translocase FtsK: MRTPRLEAGPSRAARPRPRPEPAGKSGAGARAHRAGKSAPGGFLPEEVRGALSRRTAELIGLAWLALCALMLLALATWSADDPSLSRSSAVAPSNLLSVPGAIFADVMMQLFGVAALAVVLPIGIWGWLLLTHRHPGRLRARLIALAGGIVFACGFAACLPRFGGWPLPSGLGGVLGELVLAVPAALRPGWLTSADYAVVGVVCLLGAALTLPLAVGLGLRAAPADDAEEMGREPAGFEDDEPGWVAFLLGMATHAVLSLKARLAPGAARRPRPGRGLGERLRESVRFGGAEEDDLAALRGGRHEPSFGRRDAAGEEDDVAGFESADDELPDALNEAFAEPPPPAARAAKRPPPLRSIRGGRAAREEQRRRYALPGLDLLALPPPRGGPALSRETLDQNARDLEGVLDDFGVRGAIVNARPGPVVTLYELEPAPGIKSSRVIGLADDIARSMSAISARVAVIPGKNAIGIELPNPKRDKVLLREILAARDFGEAAHKLAIALGKTIGGEPVIVDLARMPHLLVAGTTGSGKSVAINTMILSLLYRMRPEQCRLIMIDPKMLELSTYDGIPHLLTPVVTDPKKAVVALKWAVREMEERYRKMSKVGVRSIDGFNARLAEAQAKGEQIVRTVQTGFDKETGEAIYEREEMDLSPIPYIVVVVDEMADLMMVAGKDIEGAIQRLAQMARAAGIHLIMATQRPSVDVITGTIKANFPTRISFQVTSKIDSRTILGEMGAEQLLGQGDMLYMAGGGRISRVHGPFVSDQEVERVVEHLKAQGAPDYLDEVTIDLEGEGEDGAVFDKGAMGGEEGGDLYSQAVAVVMRDKKCSTSYIQRRLQIGYNRAASLVERMEREGLVGPANHAGKREILAEGGGEGY; this comes from the coding sequence ATGCGGACGCCTCGGCTTGAGGCCGGTCCTTCGCGTGCCGCCCGGCCGCGGCCGCGGCCGGAGCCGGCCGGCAAAAGCGGCGCGGGGGCGCGGGCGCACCGTGCCGGCAAGAGCGCCCCCGGCGGCTTCCTCCCCGAGGAGGTGCGCGGCGCGCTCTCCCGCCGCACGGCGGAACTCATCGGCCTCGCCTGGCTCGCCCTGTGCGCGCTGATGCTGCTGGCGCTGGCGACCTGGTCGGCGGACGATCCCAGCCTCAGCCGTTCCAGCGCGGTGGCGCCGTCCAATCTTCTCAGCGTCCCCGGCGCCATCTTCGCCGATGTGATGATGCAGCTCTTCGGCGTCGCCGCGCTGGCGGTGGTGCTGCCGATCGGCATCTGGGGCTGGCTGCTGCTCACCCATCGCCATCCCGGCCGGCTGCGGGCGCGGCTGATCGCGCTGGCGGGGGGGATCGTGTTCGCCTGCGGCTTCGCTGCCTGCCTGCCGCGCTTCGGCGGCTGGCCGCTGCCGAGCGGGCTGGGCGGGGTGCTGGGGGAACTGGTCCTCGCCGTGCCGGCGGCGTTGCGTCCGGGATGGCTGACGAGCGCCGATTACGCGGTGGTGGGCGTGGTGTGCCTGCTCGGGGCCGCGCTCACCCTGCCGCTGGCGGTCGGCCTCGGCCTGCGCGCCGCGCCGGCGGATGATGCAGAGGAGATGGGCCGCGAGCCGGCGGGCTTCGAGGATGACGAGCCGGGCTGGGTCGCCTTTCTGCTCGGCATGGCGACTCACGCCGTGCTGTCGCTGAAGGCGCGCCTCGCCCCCGGCGCCGCCCGTCGCCCGCGCCCCGGGCGCGGCCTTGGCGAAAGGCTGCGCGAGAGCGTGCGCTTCGGCGGGGCGGAGGAGGACGATCTCGCCGCGCTGCGCGGCGGGCGGCACGAGCCGAGCTTCGGCCGCCGCGACGCTGCGGGCGAGGAGGACGATGTCGCCGGCTTCGAGAGCGCCGATGACGAACTGCCCGATGCGCTGAACGAAGCCTTCGCCGAACCGCCCCCGCCGGCGGCACGGGCGGCCAAGCGCCCGCCGCCGCTGCGCTCCATCCGCGGCGGCCGGGCGGCGCGGGAGGAACAGCGCCGGCGCTACGCCCTGCCGGGTCTCGACCTGCTGGCGCTGCCGCCCCCGCGCGGCGGCCCGGCGCTGTCGCGCGAGACGCTGGACCAGAACGCCCGCGATCTCGAAGGCGTGCTGGACGATTTCGGCGTGCGCGGCGCCATCGTCAATGCCCGCCCCGGCCCGGTGGTGACGCTCTATGAGCTGGAACCGGCGCCGGGCATCAAGTCGAGCCGCGTCATCGGCCTCGCCGACGACATCGCCCGCTCGATGAGCGCGATTTCCGCCCGCGTGGCGGTGATCCCGGGCAAGAACGCCATCGGCATCGAACTGCCCAACCCGAAGCGCGACAAGGTGCTGCTGCGGGAAATCCTCGCCGCCCGCGACTTCGGCGAGGCCGCGCACAAGCTCGCCATCGCGCTGGGCAAGACCATTGGCGGCGAGCCGGTCATCGTCGATCTCGCCCGCATGCCGCATCTGCTGGTCGCCGGCACCACCGGCTCGGGCAAGTCGGTGGCGATCAACACGATGATCCTGTCGCTGCTCTACCGGATGCGGCCGGAGCAGTGCCGGCTGATCATGATCGACCCGAAAATGCTGGAACTGTCGACCTATGACGGCATTCCGCATCTGCTCACCCCCGTCGTCACCGATCCGAAGAAGGCGGTGGTGGCGCTGAAATGGGCGGTGCGCGAGATGGAGGAGCGCTATCGCAAGATGTCGAAGGTCGGCGTGCGCAGCATTGACGGCTTCAATGCCCGCCTCGCCGAAGCGCAGGCCAAGGGCGAGCAGATCGTGCGCACCGTGCAGACCGGCTTCGACAAGGAGACGGGCGAAGCGATCTATGAGCGCGAGGAAATGGATCTCTCGCCCATCCCCTATATTGTCGTGGTGGTCGACGAGATGGCCGACCTGATGATGGTCGCGGGCAAGGACATCGAGGGCGCCATCCAGCGCCTCGCCCAGATGGCGCGCGCCGCCGGCATCCACCTGATCATGGCGACGCAGCGCCCGTCGGTGGATGTCATCACCGGCACCATCAAGGCCAATTTCCCGACCCGCATCTCCTTCCAGGTGACGAGCAAGATCGACAGCCGCACCATCCTCGGCGAGATGGGCGCGGAGCAACTGCTCGGCCAGGGCGACATGCTCTATATGGCCGGCGGCGGGCGCATCTCCCGCGTCCACGGCCCCTTCGTCTCCGACCAGGAGGTGGAGCGCGTGGTCGAGCACCTCAAGGCGCAGGGCGCCCCAGATTATCTCGATGAGGTGACCATCGACCTCGAGGGCGAGGGCGAGGACGGCGCCGTGTTCGACAAGGGCGCGATGGGCGGGGAAGAGGGCGGCGATCTCTACAGCCAGGCGGTGGCGGTGGTGATGCGCGACAAGAAGTGCTCCACCTCCTATATCCAGCGCCGGCTGCAGATCGGCTATAACCGCGCCGCCTCGCTGGTCGAGCGGATGGAGCGCGAAGGGCTCGTCGGCCCGGCCAACCATGCCGGCAAACGCGAGATTCTCGCCGAGGGCGGCGGGGAGGGCTACTGA
- a CDS encoding aminotransferase class I/II-fold pyridoxal phosphate-dependent enzyme, whose amino-acid sequence MLAPEAAFRGRAETCAVPDTPSPAAAPPAATPDPGPAARSPFVRLTELLADLAPGKPALSLAVGEPRHAMPGFVGEVLARHLDGFGRYPAGRGLPEFRRAAADWCARRYALARPLDPEREVLVLNGSREGLFFAALIARRQLSAGKRARIGAREPVVLLPNPFYAAYGAGAEAAGCVSVDLPLPADGGWLPDLDALTPDLLDRAVALYFASPANPQGSIAPRAYLERLVALCRAHEVLVFADECYSEIWLGDQPPTGILEVAGPDYGGVVAFNSLSKRSSLPGLRCGFCAGEARFLDAFADFRNVAAPQVPEPLQWVGIAALADEAHVAASRDLYKAKFDVADRVLAGHFDYRRPDGGFFLWLNVAGRAGEGRSAGEQAARLLWQREGLRTVPGGYLCRGDGDGRNPGADYLRLALVQDLETTQEALPRLLAGLS is encoded by the coding sequence ATGCTGGCGCCAGAGGCTGCATTCCGTGGCCGAGCCGAGACCTGTGCCGTGCCCGACACCCCCTCTCCCGCTGCCGCGCCGCCGGCCGCCACGCCCGATCCCGGGCCGGCGGCACGCTCGCCCTTTGTGCGGCTGACCGAATTGCTGGCCGATCTGGCGCCGGGCAAGCCCGCCCTCAGCCTGGCCGTGGGGGAGCCGCGCCATGCCATGCCGGGTTTTGTCGGCGAGGTGCTGGCGCGCCATCTCGACGGCTTCGGCCGCTATCCCGCCGGCAGGGGCCTGCCCGAGTTCCGCCGCGCCGCCGCCGACTGGTGCGCCCGCCGCTACGCGCTGGCGCGTCCGCTCGACCCGGAGCGCGAGGTGCTGGTGCTCAACGGCTCGCGCGAGGGGCTGTTCTTCGCCGCGCTGATCGCCCGCCGGCAGCTCAGTGCCGGCAAGCGCGCCCGCATCGGCGCGCGCGAACCCGTGGTGCTGCTGCCCAACCCGTTCTACGCCGCCTATGGCGCCGGCGCCGAGGCGGCGGGCTGCGTCAGCGTCGACCTGCCTTTGCCGGCCGATGGCGGCTGGCTGCCGGATCTCGACGCGCTGACGCCCGATCTGCTCGACCGCGCGGTGGCGCTTTATTTCGCCTCGCCCGCCAACCCGCAGGGCAGCATCGCCCCGCGCGCCTATCTCGAACGGCTGGTGGCGCTGTGCCGGGCGCATGAGGTGTTGGTGTTCGCCGACGAATGCTATTCCGAGATCTGGCTGGGCGATCAGCCGCCGACCGGCATTCTCGAGGTGGCGGGGCCGGATTATGGCGGCGTCGTCGCCTTCAACTCGCTGTCGAAGCGCTCCAGCCTGCCGGGGCTGCGCTGCGGCTTCTGCGCCGGCGAGGCGCGCTTCCTCGACGCCTTCGCCGATTTCCGCAATGTCGCCGCGCCGCAGGTGCCCGAGCCGCTGCAATGGGTCGGCATCGCCGCTCTGGCCGACGAGGCGCATGTGGCGGCGAGCCGCGACCTCTACAAGGCGAAGTTCGATGTGGCCGACCGGGTGCTGGCCGGGCATTTCGACTATCGGCGGCCCGATGGCGGCTTTTTCCTCTGGCTGAACGTCGCCGGGCGGGCGGGCGAGGGGCGCAGCGCCGGCGAGCAGGCGGCGCGGCTGCTGTGGCAGCGCGAGGGGCTGCGTACCGTGCCGGGCGGCTATCTCTGCCGCGGCGACGGCGACGGGCGCAATCCCGGCGCCGACTATCTGCGACTCGCGCTGGTGCAGGACCTTGAGACGACGCAGGAGGCGCTGCCGCGCCTGCTGGCCGGTCTGTCCTGA
- a CDS encoding ammonium transporter has product MTTKNWIRAGLPALATTALFAAAAFAQDNPATGAEATAEVAAAVTVDKGDITWMMVSSILVLFMTVPGLALFYGGLVRAKNMLSVLMQVTVIAAVMMLLWIFYGYSLAFTAGNAFIGGFEKAFLAGVTTESLADTFSANVKIPEYIFIVFQMTFSAITPALIIGAFAERMKFSAIVLFCILWVTFVYYPIAHMVWFSEGYLFAMGALDFAGGTVVHINAGIAGLVGCIIIGKRTGYGKELMPPHSLPFAMVGASVLWVGWFGFNAGSNLEANAGTTLAVINTFVATAGAIVGWTLIEWLAKGKPSMLGAISGMVAGLVAITPAAGLSGPLGAIVLGFVAAIICFFFCTTVKNALGYDDSLDVFGVHGVGGIVGAIGTGIVVAPALGGPGVADYAMGHQVWVQFQAVAMTIVWCGVVSAILYYIVNVLVGLRPSVEKEREGLDIVEHGERAYHS; this is encoded by the coding sequence ATGACGACCAAGAATTGGATACGCGCGGGCCTGCCTGCGCTGGCGACGACGGCGCTGTTTGCGGCCGCCGCTTTCGCTCAGGACAACCCGGCCACCGGCGCCGAAGCCACCGCCGAGGTTGCTGCGGCGGTCACGGTGGACAAGGGCGACATCACCTGGATGATGGTGTCTTCCATCCTCGTGCTGTTCATGACCGTCCCCGGCCTCGCCTTGTTCTATGGCGGCCTGGTGCGCGCCAAGAACATGCTCTCGGTCCTCATGCAGGTCACCGTCATCGCCGCGGTGATGATGCTGCTCTGGATTTTCTACGGCTACTCGCTCGCCTTCACCGCCGGCAACGCCTTCATCGGCGGCTTCGAAAAGGCCTTCCTCGCCGGCGTGACCACGGAAAGCCTCGCCGACACCTTCTCGGCCAATGTGAAGATTCCGGAATACATCTTCATCGTGTTCCAGATGACCTTCTCGGCCATCACCCCGGCGCTGATCATCGGTGCTTTCGCCGAGCGCATGAAGTTCTCGGCCATCGTGCTGTTCTGCATCCTGTGGGTGACGTTCGTCTATTACCCCATCGCCCACATGGTGTGGTTCTCGGAAGGCTATCTCTTCGCCATGGGCGCGCTGGACTTCGCCGGCGGCACGGTGGTGCACATCAATGCCGGTATCGCCGGTCTTGTCGGCTGCATCATCATCGGCAAGCGCACCGGCTACGGCAAGGAGCTGATGCCTCCCCACTCGCTGCCCTTCGCCATGGTCGGCGCCAGCGTCCTGTGGGTGGGCTGGTTCGGCTTCAACGCCGGCTCCAACCTTGAAGCGAATGCCGGCACCACGCTCGCCGTGATCAACACCTTCGTCGCCACCGCCGGCGCGATTGTGGGCTGGACCCTCATCGAGTGGCTGGCCAAGGGCAAGCCCTCCATGCTCGGCGCGATCTCCGGCATGGTGGCGGGCCTCGTCGCCATCACCCCGGCCGCCGGCCTTTCCGGCCCGCTCGGCGCCATCGTCCTCGGCTTCGTCGCCGCCATCATCTGCTTCTTCTTCTGCACCACGGTGAAGAACGCGCTCGGCTATGATGACAGCCTCGACGTGTTCGGCGTGCATGGCGTGGGCGGCATTGTCGGCGCCATCGGCACCGGCATCGTCGTCGCCCCGGCGCTCGGCGGCCCCGGCGTCGCCGACTATGCGATGGGCCACCAGGTGTGGGTGCAGTTCCAGGCGGTGGCGATGACCATCGTGTGGTGCGGCGTCGTCTCGGCGATCCTCTACTACATCGTCAATGTCCTCGTCGGCCTGCGCCCGTCGGTGGAGAAGGAGCGCGAGGGTCTCGACATCGTCGAGCATGGCGAGCGCGCCTATCATAGCTGA
- a CDS encoding P-II family nitrogen regulator, producing the protein MKIVMAIIKPFKLEEVRDALTGIGVHGLTVTEVKGYGRQKGHTEIYRGAEYAVSFLPKLKIEVAVPSDLVSKVIDAITTSAKTGQIGDGKIFVYAIDQAVRIRTGETDADAL; encoded by the coding sequence ATGAAGATCGTCATGGCTATCATCAAGCCTTTCAAGCTTGAGGAAGTCCGGGATGCGCTCACTGGCATTGGTGTGCACGGACTGACCGTCACGGAGGTCAAGGGTTACGGCCGGCAGAAGGGCCATACCGAGATCTATCGCGGCGCGGAATACGCGGTGAGCTTCCTGCCGAAGCTGAAGATCGAGGTCGCCGTGCCCTCCGATCTGGTTTCCAAGGTCATCGACGCCATCACCACGTCGGCCAAGACCGGCCAGATCGGCGACGGCAAGATCTTCGTCTACGCGATCGACCAGGCCGTGCGCATCCGCACCGGCGAAACCGACGCCGACGCCCTCTGA
- a CDS encoding acyl-CoA thioesterase, giving the protein MTHSAAELVALLDLERLEDNLFRGLNPPESWPFRTRVFGGQVLAQALVAAQRTVEGLAAHSLHAYFLLAGDPQVPIIYDVERVRDGRSFATRRAVAIQHGRPIFIMSVSFHRAEPGLEHQLDLDMEVPAPEEVPGIGELPPDVVARLPAPVLAYWRRPRPIELRPIGLGEPVRVPRRAVWFRASGPLPDEEGLHRAVLAYASDMTLLEATTLVHGTSVLGESLQVASLDHALWLHRPFRAEEWLLYVQDSPSAAGARGFARGLIYDRAGRLVASVAQEGLIRPMRTPDSQATA; this is encoded by the coding sequence ATGACCCATAGCGCCGCCGAACTCGTCGCCCTGCTCGATCTGGAACGGCTGGAGGATAATCTGTTCCGCGGTCTCAACCCGCCGGAATCCTGGCCGTTCCGCACCCGCGTCTTTGGTGGGCAGGTGCTGGCGCAGGCGTTGGTGGCGGCGCAGCGCACGGTGGAAGGGCTCGCCGCGCATTCGCTGCACGCCTATTTCCTGCTCGCCGGCGATCCGCAGGTGCCGATCATCTATGATGTCGAGCGGGTGCGCGACGGGCGCAGCTTCGCCACGCGGCGGGCGGTGGCGATCCAGCACGGGCGGCCGATCTTCATCATGTCAGTGTCCTTCCACCGCGCCGAGCCGGGGCTGGAGCACCAGCTCGATCTCGACATGGAGGTGCCGGCGCCGGAAGAGGTGCCGGGCATCGGCGAATTGCCGCCCGACGTGGTGGCCCGGTTGCCTGCCCCGGTGCTGGCCTATTGGCGGCGCCCGCGCCCGATCGAACTCAGGCCCATCGGTCTCGGCGAGCCGGTGCGCGTGCCGCGCCGGGCGGTGTGGTTCCGCGCCAGCGGCCCGCTGCCCGACGAGGAGGGGCTGCACCGCGCCGTGCTCGCCTATGCCAGCGACATGACGCTGCTGGAGGCGACGACACTGGTGCACGGCACCAGCGTGCTCGGCGAGAGCCTGCAGGTCGCCAGCCTCGACCACGCGCTATGGCTGCACCGGCCGTTCCGCGCCGAAGAGTGGCTGCTTTATGTCCAGGACAGCCCCAGCGCCGCCGGCGCGCGCGGCTTCGCCCGCGGCTTGATCTATGACCGTGCCGGCCGGCTGGTCGCCTCGGTGGCGCAGGAAGGGCTGATCCGGCCGATGCGGACGCCTGACTCGCAGGCAACTGCCTAA